The genomic DNA CCATTCCGCTGTCCAGCGCAGGCGCGGCAGCGTCAGCCCGCGCGAGCTTTCCGCCATGCGCCCGAGGCCCAGGTTGGTCGCGTCGGCGAGGATCGCGCCCATCAGCGCGGCCGGGTCGGAAGCGGGTACGCCGCTGCGGGCATGGACGAAGCGGTCGGCGAACCCCGACCAGGCGGCGACCTCCACCAGCAGGTCGGTGATGCGGACACGCGGCAGCATCGCGTAGAGCTGGCTCTTCAACGCCTCGGCCTCGTCGGCCGGGGAGCGCCGGATGGGTGAGATCAGTAGCTGCCCGCGCTCGATCGTCACGTCGACCAGCCCACCGGCCGCGGCGGCGCGCTCCACCTCGGTCATACGCCGGGCCAGGAGCGTGCGGCGCTCCTCATGCCATTGGGCAAACCCAGGCGACACGGCGAGGCGCAGGTTGCCATCGGCGCGCATCGTCTCGAACGCGGGCACGGGCAGCAGATAATCGTCGAGCGTGCGATAGGCGCGGCTGCCGTCCACCCAGATGCTGCCCGAGGCCAGCCGCTCGCGCAGGTGGACGATCACCGCGATCTCGTAGGCGCGCCGGTCGATCGTCCCTTCGACCGGCTGCACGACCTTGCGCCAGCGCGGCCTGATGAAGCTGGTCGGCACCCGCTTCGGCAGGACCGATCGACCGTCGCGGTACATCGTCCGCAGCGCCTCGATCGCACCGAGAAGCGGATCGCCCGACCGCGCCGTGCGGAAGGTGAAGGCGGCGAGGAAGGTCGGGGCGAACCGCCGCACGGCGGGATAGCGTTCGACCACATCCTCCAGGCCGTCATCGACCGAGCGCGTCAGATCCTCGGCAAAGCGGATGCTGCGTTCCAGCTGATCCCACCCCACTCGGTCGTCGATCGCGCGGAAGGGGTCGCGCCCGCTCGCGCGGGCCTCGACCAGCAGGCGGCCGAGCCGGGCATGGAGGCGGGCCGTGTCCTTCAGCATCCGCGCTTGCCCGAGCAGCCGGTCGGAGCGGGTGCGGTCGGCACGGCGGAACAGCGCGCCCACCATCTTCTCGACCATGACCAGGGCGGCGTCGGTCAGCGCCGCCTCCATCTCGATCATGGAGGCGACGAGCATGGCGAGCCGACGAGGACGTTCGAGGCGGCGCAGGTGCTGGGCGGTGACGAGGCCGGCGGTGCGCGCGATGACGGCGTAGCGGGCGGCATGGATGCGGCGTGCCCCGTCCGCCGCGATCCCGATGGCGCGCACCGCGTCGAGCCGTTCGACGATCCCCTTCAGGTTGGCAGCCGACGGCGCCTCCGGCCACTCCCGTATCCAGCCGAGCCGGGTGCGGCCGTCGTCGTCCGAGGCGATCAGGCGATCGAGCGCCGCTTGCTGCTCGGCCGGGCAGTCTCGGATCAGCCCGGCATGGGCGGCCTTGCGCGCCCGGGTCCGTACGATGAGCGCCAGCCGTTCCAGCGTCGATGCGGCCGGCAGCACGATCCGGCCCAGCCGCAGCCGATCGACCATGCCGGCGACGATCGTCTCGCCCCGGTCGGTCGAGGCGGCGATCTCCGACCCCACCGCCAGCATCGATCGCACGTCCGCCCGCTCGAAGGCGCGCAGGCCGAGCCAGGCTTCGATCTCGGCGCGATGCTCGCGCAGCGTCGTCGGGCGGGCGGCATAGCTGGCGAAGTCGGTGGCATCGCATCCGATCTGACCGGCGAGCAACTCCAGCATCGCGTCGGGCACCGCCTCACCCGCCACCAGTGCGCGTCCGGGATGACGGAGGTAGCAGAGCTGCACCGCATGGCCGATCCGGTTCGGACCTCGCCGACGCCGTGCCACCTGCACGAGGTCGGCGGGACCGAGGGTGTAGAGTCGTTCGATCGTCGCGTGATCGGCAGGCGGGTCGAAGATCGCGGCGCGCTGCGCCGGTGACAAGATAGTCTTGGCCGGCATCCGCTTCCCATCCGTCACGAAACAGGAATGCGGGCCTGTTCACGGAGCGTAGACCACAAGACGGGTTGTGTGACATCATGCTGACCGATCGGCGGGCAATGCCGCTCCGTCACGCAGACGGACGTATGAATGACGACCGTGATCGGCTACGCCCGGGTGTCCAAGGCCGACGGCAGCCAAGTGCACGACCTGCAGCGCGACGCGCTCGTCGCGGCCGGCGTCGATCCCGGGCACATCTACGAGGATGCCGCCTCCGGTCGGCGCGACGATCGTCCCGGGCTCGAGGCCTGCCTCAAGGCGCTACGGATCGGCGACACGCTGGCGGTGTGGAAGCTCGACCGGCTCGGCCGCGACCTGCGCCACCTCGTCAACCTGGTCGGGGATCTCACGAAGCGCAACGTCGGGCTGAAGGTGCTGTCGGGCGAAGGCGCCTCGATCGATACCACCACGGCCAACGGCCGGCTGGTGTTCGCCATCTTCGCCGGCTTGGCCGAGTTCGAGCGCGAGTTGATCTCCGAGCGCACGAAGGCCGGGCTGGCCGCGGCTCGCGCCCGGGGCCGCAGGGGCGGTCGCCCCTTCAAGATGACGCCCGCCAAGCTGCGCCTGGCTCAGGCCGCGATGGGAAACCCCGAAACCTGCGTCGCCGACCTCTGCGTGGAACTCGGCATCACCCGGCAGACCCTCTACCGGCACGTCACGCCCAAGGGGGCGATCAGGCCAGACGGAGAAAAGCTCCTCGCCCGCACCGGTCGGCGGGCTTAGCGTACGTTTTCGACCATCCTCTCACCGGGCCCCTCCTCGAGTGCATGCAGGCGAGCCCGGCCGCGGGCGGCCTGGTGGCGCGGGCCGCCAACCGCCACCTCTCGAAGTCCGACCGCGAGGCCTCGGGCGTGCTCTCGGCCGCCCAGCGCCACACCCACTTCCTCGACAGCCCACGTATGGGCGCCGTCATGGCCCGCTCGGACTTCGGCTTCGCCGACCTGAAACAGGGCACCTGCACCGTGTTCCTGGTGCTGCCACCCGATCGCCTCGACGCCTATGGCCGCTGGCTGCGCCTCATGGTGGCCCAGGCCATCACCGCCCTGGCGCGCTCGCCCCACAAGCCCCCCTCCCCTGTCCTGTTCCTGCTCGACGAGTTCGCGGCGCTCGGTCGCCTCGAGCCGGTGGAGCGGGCGATGGGGCTGATGGCCGGCTACGGCCTCCAGCTCTGGCCCATCCTCCAGGACCTGCACCAGCTCCGGAGCACCTACGGGCAGAGGGCTGGCACCTTCCTGGCCAATGCGGGCGTCACGCAGGTGTTCAACGTCAACGACGTCGACACGGCGGCCTGGGTCTCGCGGGCGCTGGGCGATACGACGCTCCTCTACGAGACGAGCTCGATGGGCAGCTCGTCCAAGAGCGGGGACTGGTCGGGCGAGGGCACCACGACGAGCGAGGGGGTGAGCACGCACTTAGGCCGGCGCGCTCTCCTCACCCCTGACGAGGTGCGCCGGCTGCGGCCCGAAGCGTCCCTGCTGTTCCTGTCGGGCGAGGCCCCGATCCTCGCGCGCAAGGTGGTCTACCACGCCGATCCGGAGTTCCGCGGCCTGTTCGATCCCCCGAACGCGTCCGCTCCGCCGCCGGGCCAGCCTGCCCCGACGGCGCCGATCCGCGCGGCCGCGGAATAAACCTCGACGATTCCGCCCTCGCAGAGGCTCCAGAACGGCCGTTTCACTCCGACCCTGCCGAGCCACGTCCAATCCCCTCCTCGCCCCTCCAGGGCCGCCGCAAGGCGGCCCTACCCCGGTTCTGCAAGCCTCGGCCCTCGTCCAGCTCGCGACCACGGAACTGCCTTGGCTTCTCGGAAGCCAACAGGACGGTTCCGCTTGGCTCACGATTCTCAAGAGGCCACTCAAATCACGAATCTGTCGGCCGACTAGGCCGACGCCGATTCTGGGGATGCCGGGTGGGAGGGCGCGTAGCGCCCGGGGCGGAGCCGCGTGAGCGGCGGAGTGAGCCGGCGGGGGCGGAGCCCCCAAGAGGCGGTGGTTAGAAGGTTATTTGAGACTCGTTAGAAGGTTAGCCTGTGGACAAGGCATGCGAGATTGTTTGTAGATCAACGGCTTAGAGAGAATCCGGCGTTCCCGAAGTCCCGCCAGACCGTTCCCGAAGTCCCGATGTGTTTGTTCCTGATGTCCCGCCAGACCGTTCCTGATCTCCCGAGCGACAAGGTCGTGCCCTGAATGCCGCAGCGTTCCTGATGTCCCGACAACCGCGTTCCCGAAATCCCGAAGCCGCAGCAAAGACTTGCGCGCGAAGTGATTCACGGCGATTTGTCAAGCTTGTTTTTGAGCCGTTTCGGCATCCTGGCCCGACTGTCGGGACTTCAGGAACGGGCCTCAGCGCGAGAGCTGGTGGCGGTTTCGCGCGTCGTGGCGCTTCACGAAGCCGTAGAACGCAGCCTGGTAGTCCTGGGGCTGCCGGTTCTCAGCGCCGTCGATCCAGATGTCGAACTCGGCCTTGAGAGCATGGACGTCCCAGCCGGGGAAGTCGCGCCGCACGGCGTTGATCGTCTCATCCGTCAGGAACCGGAACATGGGCTCGAACCGGCCCTGTTCGGGCGGCGCCGACCGTGAGGCCTTCGCGCCGCGCCGCGGACGCGCCTCAGGTGCGGCCGTGCCAGTCCCCTCCCCTTCCTCAGCGCTGCTGGTGCGGCGCATGCGCAGCATGGGCTCGTCGGCGCCGTCGGGGAGTTCCAGCGCGAGCTGGAAACCCGGCAGCTCGTTGCGGCGAACGATGCCTTGGATCTCGAACTTGAACCGCCGATACGTCCCCTCGGCGCCGGACTTCTCGAAGAGCGTCGGCAGCGTGATCGCGAACCCGGCCGCGCCGGCCCCGCCGGCGTGCTTGCGGGCCACGCGGTACAGCCAGCGCTCTCGTCCTCCGGTCAGAGAGAAATAGGCCGGGTCGATCGCCAGCACGCCACCGTCCATGACGACGCCTTCGTAGAACCAATCGGAGAGCGTGATGCTCATGCCGCGGCTCTGGTCGGTGGTCTCGTCGACGAGGTCGGACCACGACTCGATCCAGCCGAACTGGCGCTGCTTGCGGCGGGTTTTCTCGGCCCGAATGTTCGTGACGATCGAGGTGGATTGGAGACGCGCGAGCGCGTTGCGCAGCAGCGCATATTCCCGGCCGCCCGTGTCGCGACAGATCGTAGTGAGGAGGTCGTAGGGCTGGAAGTGCAGGGTGCGGGGCAGATCGTTCGCCCCTCGCCGCTTGAGGTCCGTGAGGGCAGAGGCCGCCCAGATCAGGATGTCGGCGTCCCAGATGGTCGCCATGCCGAACTCGGGGTTCGGATAGACGTTCACGAACACGCTGCCGTCAGGGCTGCGGTACTCGATCGGCTTCAGGCGCTTGTTCTTCGACAGGCTGAAGAACGGCCGTTCCATGGTCTCGCGCTGGTCGCGCAGCGAGAGCCCGGCCGCAACGAAGGGCACGAAGAGGTCGGACTGCCGATCGATGTACTGCCGCTGGCTCACGTGTATGCACTCACACCATTATAAGCGTAGCATTGTCTAAGCTCACACACGTTAGCGTGTCAGGGCTTCAGGAGGTCGGCGATGCGCGCCCTGCCCTTCTTGGCGAAGAGCAGGTCCAAGGCCTCTTCGAGGAGCGCCTGGACGGTGGTGTCGTCCTCCACCGCGATCAGCTTGAGCTGCTTGGCCACCTTCGGAGCGAAGTGGCCCGCGACGAGGCGCTTGTCCTCGCGCGACGGCCGATGGAAGCGCGGCGTGGCCTCAGCAACAACGGCATCATCGCCGGCAGCAGCCGGGGCGCTCCGTCGGGGTGAGACGCGGGCGGCTGCCTGTCGAGCGGGTTTCGGAGAGGGCGGGGCAGAAGATTTCGGGGCCGGCGCGGCGTCAGCTCCGGACGAGGCTTTATCGAGCACCGCTTGCAAGGCGTTTTTCATGGGCTACTCCCATACCATCCACTTTGTATAGGTGCATGCACACATAGGCGTAAAGCTCTGCAATCTCCTGGGCGGCCTTGCCGTCTGGGTCGATCTCCTGGGCCGCGAGGCCAGTCTGCTGGGCGCGCGAGTAGGCGATGCGGTTGCCGATCCGCACGGGGCTGATCTCGGCTCCGAGCTGCCGGATGACGGCCATCGTGTCGTCCAGCTCGCGCCCCTGCGGCGGGCAAAAGGTGAGCACCGCCGAGAACGGCTTGCCGTAGTGCTTCACCAGGTCGAGGGTCCGCGTCATGGCCATGACGTCAAGGACCGCCGGACGGGAAGGCACGAGCACGAAGTCGGCCTGCTGGGCCGCCTCGAAGGCGATGTCCTTGGCGAAGGGCGGCGTATCGATGATGGCAAGGTCGCACCCGGCCTCGCGCACCGCGCCGAGCACGTGGCCGAGGCGAGCGGCCGGGATCGCCGTGATGGCGAGCGTCGTGTCCTTGCGGGTGTCCATCCAGAACGAGGCGCTGGCCTGGGGGTCGAGGTCGAAGAGCACGGTCTTCTTCCCGGCGCGGCTCGCCTCGACGGCGAGAGCCGTGGCGAGGGTGGTTTTCCCGACGCCGCCCTTCTGCGAGATGATGGAGAGCACCTTCATGCAACACCTATCCAGCTATGCGTGTATACACCCTAACCTGCATGCGTGTTGGGGTGAAGAGGTGTTGTAAGGTGGGACGCTATACACTTCGTTAACGCTGATGGACGGCGCTGCGCGCCGGACGGTTGACGCACAGCCGTCCCCCGGCCCTACGGCCCTTCACGATGAGAGCGGGCCGGGGAACGGCTGCTGCGCGCGCCAGCCGGCGCGCTCCGCCCCGCAGGGGTGGACAACCGCCGTTGCAAACGGCGGCGGGCCGCGGCGCACATGCGCCGCGGCCCGCCAATTTCCGACCTTGGGAGGAGGCCGGGGCCGATCGGCCCCGGCGAGGTCTGCCTATTCCGCTGCCTCGACCTGAACGGGCTCGGGACCGATCTCGTCGGTGTCGCGGATGACCTCGACGGTGATCCGCGCGGAGGCCAGGGCACAGGGCTCGGTGTTCCCGCCCTGGTCCGGGGTGCGCAGGGGCTCGGGCAACCAGCCCCGGCCCTCCAGGGCCTGCGCCGCCCGGCTCACGGCCTCGGCCTTCGGCAGCTTGAGGAAGAGGGGGGGCAACTCGCCCGCATCCTGGCCCATACCCTCCGCCACGGCCGCCGCGATCTGCGCTTTGCTGAGGCGGGCCAGGAACGCGGCGTCCACGCTCCACCACGCCCGCATATCGAGGTCGGCCGAGGCCGCGATCTGGTCCGCATGCTCGATCCGCCCCGGCCGGCCGCGCTCGTGGCGGTGCTTCACCCCGTTCAGGCTCTGCGCGGCGAGGAAGGCGAGGAGGTCGAGAAGCGTGTCCCCGCTCTGCTCGGTGAGCCATTCCCAGAGGTCACCCACGTCGCCCGGCAGGCGATAGCCCCAGGCCTCTCGCGCCTCCGTCATTGCAGTCAGGGCAGGGCAGGCCTCGGCCGCCGCGATCCGGCCGGCGAGGTCGGTGCTGGTGGCCTTGATCTCCACGGCCGACTCCGCCCGCCACGCGTGGGTGTAGAACACCGGCAGCGCGAGCGCATGGACGACACCGGCCAACGCCAGGTCCGGCCGGCGCATCACCTCGACGCGCAACGCCGCCGTGCGGATCGCGGTCAGTTCCTCGATGAGCACATCGGACAGGGCAGGGGAGGGCGCCTCCGTCACCGTCTCGCCCGCCTCAGCCCGGCTTGCGGCGATCTCGGCGCGCTCGGCCCGTTCCCGCTCCTTCTTCTCACGCCGCACGTCCTCGGGGCGGACAAGGCCGCGCTCCACCTTCACCCGGCCCTCGTGGGTGAGCCCAACCGCCGCGCCGGCTCGCGCCATGTCCTCGGGGGTGAACCCGTAGTCGCGCTGCCTCACGGTGCCGATCGCCGCCTCGACGGTCGCCAACTCCTCGGCCAAGGTCTCATCCGGCCCGGCTTCCAAGCGGGTGAGGATAGCGTCGCGCCGCTCCACGAGGCGGGTGAGTTCCGCCCGGTCCTCGTCCGACAAGGGCAGGGCGCGCGGGTAGACCCGGCCATGGTTGTAGAACCCGGAATAGGGGAACTGCTCGAAGGTCTCGACCCATCCCCAGCCCTCGGCCGACAGGGCAGCAGCCTCCTGCTCCATCTTCTCGGCCGCGAGGCGTCGCAATAAGTCGGGGTCGGCGAGCCACGTCCCGCCCTCGTCGTCGCTGAACAGGTCGCGCGTGACCGCCCCGCCCGCCCCCTCGTAGGCCTGCAAGGTGACAAAGCGGGCCAGTTTGTCAGTGACGGGCACGTGCTCGGACAGGAGCGCGCGCCGGATGCCCTGGCCGGTGCTCTCCCGGACATAATGAGTGTTCCACACCGCCTCCTGCCGGGCGTGGTCGTCCACCACGGCGAAGGCGGTGAGCTGGTCCAAGGTCATCTCGTCGGCCCGGTAGGCTTTGACGAGGGCAGGGGAGACGGCGGCGAGCTTCATGCGCTGCTCGACATGGCGCAGCGTGGTCCCGAAGCGCCGGGCGACCTCCGGGGCGTCATGCCCCTCGTGGATCAGAGCGGCGAAGGCCTCGAACTCGTCGGCGGGGTGGAGGGCGCGCCGCATCACGTTCTCGGCGAGGCTGACGCGCTGCGCCGCCTCGCTCGGGAGCACGAGGCAGCGCACGGGGCCGCTCCAGCGTCCGGATTTTGCCAACAGCTTAAGGGCGGCGAGGCGTCGGCCGCCGGCGACGACGCGGAAACGGCCAGCCTCGGTCTCGAACACGACGAGGTTCTGCAACAGGCCTTCCTCGGCAATGCTCTCGGCCAACCCCTCGGCGCCACCGCGCTTGTCCGTGCGGCGCACGTTCTCGGGGGCTACGCTGAGTTTTGTAAGCTGGATCAGCGCCTCGACGGGCGCGCCGGCCGGGGTCTGAGCGGGGGCGGGGAGGGTGGTGTCAACGGTCGCGGTCATGGGTTCGGTCCCTTTCAGGATCGGCATGGGATGATCGGAGTGGGGGAGGGGAGGCCGCCTAAGCGGCGGCCTCGAACGCACGGGCCGGGGCGGCGCGGTGCTCGGCCTTGGGGTCGGCAGCCTCGGCCTCGGCCCTGGCTCCCGGCTGCAAGCCGTGCAGGAACTTGACCGCCCGCTCGGCGTGGGCGGCGGCGGAGAAGATCGCCCGCTTGTCGCCCTTCAAGACCGCGATCCAGTCCGCGATGTAGGCGGCATGGTCCTCGCGGGGCTCCAGGGCGAGCCCGAGATCGGCGGCGAGGAATGCGGCCCCGAGTTCGGCCACCAACTCCTCGCGCGCATAGCCCTCGTCGCCCCAGCGCTTGCGGCCGAAGCTCCGGTCCAGGCGCGAGGGATGGCGCGTCCAGTGCACCGCCTCATGGCCGAGGGTGGCGTAATAGCTCTCGGCGTCACGGAAGGCGGCGAGGGGCGGCATGCCGATGTGATCGGCCCCGGCGTGATAGAAGGCCTGCGCGCCTCCATGCCGGATGTCGGCTCGCGTGGCAGCAAAGAACGCTTCCGCGTGCGCGATGGGCTCCGGGCCGAGGAGGGCAGGGGCGTCCGTCACGGGCGGGATCGCGAAGGCTTCGGGCAAGCCGTCGATCTGGCCGACGTTGAAAACCGTGTAGGTCTTGAGGAAGCGGACGCCCCGCTCCTCTTCCTCGCCCGTGCTCTCATCCTGCCGGCGCTTCGTGGTCTCGCCCATGTAGACGACCTGGGACCCGCGCTCGCCGCGCCGGACCTGTCCCCCGAGTTCCTGGGCCTGGCGGTAGGTCATCCAGGTGGGCGAGCGGTGGCCCTTCTCGACCGCCTCCAGCCAGAGGAGGAGCGTGTTTATCCCTGAGTAGGGCTTCCCGTTCGCCCGCCTCGGCCGCGTGACCCTGGCCCCGAGCCCTTCGCCGCCCCACGGCTTGCACCACGGCCGGACGCCCCCCTCCAGGTCGGCCACGATACGGGTGGTGATCCGAGCATAGGCGTCCGGGGCCGTCGCGCTCGCTGCGGCCATCGCGCCCGGCTTACCCTTGGTCTGCTTCGTCATGGTGTTCATCCCTCGTTCCTGACGGGGTCAGGGCCCCGCCATGACCCCTGCCCGTCGGCGAGACCGGGGGAGCCGGGGGAGGGATGCGGGCGGGGGCGGCCGGGCCGCGAGCAAGCGGGGCGTCAGCCCTGCGCAGCCGAGCGGCCCTGCTGCCCTGTAGGCGGCGTTCCGTGGGGCGAGGGGGCGGAGCCCCCTCGGCGCCCCGCCACACAGGGCGATGTTGGCCGTCAGGCCGCCGCGTGATGCGAAAGTCGATCGTCACCGGCAGGCGGAGACCGCCTGCGGGCTCCGGGAGGGGCGCAGCCCCGACTAGAGCGCGGCCGGCCACAAGGTCGGTTCGCCCGCGGGTCATACCGTCAAACGCGTATACACCTATATGCTTGGTTGCGTCTGGTCCAACATTGCATGGGATGTTACACTCGGGCGGTGTTACGGGTTGTGCTGGATACCTCGGTGATCGCGTCGGCGTTCCGCAGCCAAGCGGGCGCGAGCTTCGCCATCCTCCGAGCGGTCCGCTTTCGGCGCGTCATCCCGCTCGCCACGACTGGCCTGCTCCTCGAGTATGAGGACGTGCTCAAGCGGCCGGAGCAGCGCGAGGTCTCAGGCCTGAGCCTCGCCGACGTGGACAGGGTTCTAGGCGCCCTCGCGGTGGCGATCGAGCCGGTGGACGTTCATCTGCGGTGGCGTCCGCAGCTGCGCGACACCGATGACGAGCTGGTGCTCGAGGCGGCCATCAACGGCCGAGCCGACGCACTGGTGACCTACAACGTGCGTGATTTCGTGTCGGCTGCGCCCCGCTTCGGCGTGCGGGTGTTGCGACCGGCGGACCTGCTGCAGGAGCTGGCAACGTGAGCAAGGCAACCTACCCCCTCAAGCTTCCCACCTCGATCAAGCGGGCCGCGGCGCGGCTGGCCAAGGAGGACGGGGTGAGCCTGAACCAGTGGATCGCGACCGCGGTGGCGCAGAAGGTCGGGGCCGTCGAGACGGCGGCCGAGTTCTTCAAGCGGCGTGCGGAGGGCCACTCGCTCGATCAGCTCAACGAGATCCTGGCCCGCGTGCCCCACCGCCCGCCGGAGCCAGGCGACGAGCTGCCGGAGGGCTGGACGCCCGGGTCAGTCGATGGGCGGTAAGCTGCGAAGGGTTTGACCGAGAACATCACCCAAGTCGAACTGTTTAGGTGTATGCACCTAAACCATCAAAGGTGTAGCTTCACAGCCACCCTTCCGGGTCGATGAGCTCGCGGGTAACGTAGGGCACGCCGATCCGCCGCGGCGCCGACGCGCGGCGTTGCAGGCATGCCCGCGCTAGGCGCTGCGCCCCGAGTTCGTCGCCGGCGATGTAGGTGACGGTTCGGCCCCGTGTCGCCCCGATCCGACCGAATGTGATCGCCACCACCCACGTCCCGAACAGGTCCCGGCCGGCCTCGACCCGATACGAGCGCCAGCGGTTCTGGGCCGGATCGCAAGCCTCGAGATGGGCCGAGAACACCGGGATCATGCGGCCGCTACCTTGGATGCGTCTCGCTTCCCGAGCACCCGATAGACGCTGGCTCGCCCGATCCCGAGCCGCTTGGCGATTGCGGCCGGCCCGAGCTTCTCGTCGGCATGAAGCCGCTGTACTTCGGCAGCATCGATCGTGGGTTTGCGTCCCTTGCCCTTGTAGACACCGCGCGCCTTGGCAGCCGCGATCCCCTCCATCTGGCGCTCGCGGCGCAGATTGGTCTCGAACTCGGCGAACACGCCCAGCATGTCGAGGAAGGCTTTGCCGGCCGCCGTCGAGGTGTCGATCGGCTGCTCGGTCGCGCGCAAGGCCACGCCCTTGGCCTTGAGCGCGCGGACCACATCCTGGAGGTCGCCGATGGAGCGGGCGAGGCGATCGACCCGGGTGACCACGAGCGTGTCGCCAGCGCGCAAGAAGTCGAGGAGCGTGGCGAGCTCGGTCCGGCCCTCGCGCGAGGTGCCGGACTTCTTCTCGGTGCGGATTACGTCGCAGCCGGCGGCGCGCAGCGCTGCCTCCTGCAAGCCGAGATCCTGGTCCGTGGTGCTGACGCGGGCGTAGCCGTAAGAAGGCATGAGCGAGGGCGATCCGTCTCGGAACGGTCTAGATCCGCTCACCCTAGCGTCTCACAATCCCGAGAACAACCAATTTGAGACGCGACCCGGCGTCTCACGCCCATGTCTCGCAGCGGTATACCCATTCAGACGGTAACCGCCTCTGAACCCGTGCTCTAAAGGTCTCAACAGATCAGGCCCAGCCTCATCACGGTTGCTCGCCTCGCAGCCCACTCTTAGGCTTGGTGCATGATCAGAAAAATCATCTCGCTGAAGGGCATCGGACGCTTCGAGGGGTTCAACGCCGCTCAGGATGTCACCTTCAAGAAGTACACCTTGATCTTCGCTGAGAACGGGGTGGGAAAGACCACTCTTTGCGACGTCATCCGATCGCTCCAGACGGGTGACCCTGGCTACATCATCGGGCGTCGCACACTGAACAGCGCCGTTGAGCAAGAGGCCAAAATCCTCCTGGCGGACGGCACGGTTGCGATCTTCTCGAATGGTCAGTGGTCCAAACAGCCGCAGGGAGGCTGTACGATCTTCGACAGCGGCTACGTCCGCGACAACGTTCATGCCGGCGAGGTGGTGGATCTTGAGCACAAAAAGGCGCTGTTCTCCCTTATCGTGGGGCAGCAGGGCGTTTCGCTTCACCATGAGGTTGTTAGGCTGGAGAAGGAGCGCTCGGATCTGAACACGCCCCTTCGAACGGCAAAGCAGGCTGTGGAGGCCAACCTCCCCTCTGGCGTACGGCTGGCCGCCTACTTAGCGTTAGAACCAGATCCTGACATCGACGCCAAAATTTCGGACGCAGAGCGGCTACTCCGCGGTTCGCAGGAAGAAGAAGCTCTCAAGCGCCACCGCATCCTCACCCCATTGAGTCTACCGGTGTTGCCAAGTGATCTGGAGGAGATCCTGGCGAGAACACTCGAGAACGTGGCCGACAGCGCACAGCGCCAGCTCGACTCTCACCTGGCCCACCTCGGGGCAGCAGGTGGGCAGGCGTGGCTTTCACAGGGACTTTCGCTTTTGCGAGGCGAAAACTGCCCATTCTGCGCGCAGAGCATCTCGGGCAACGACCTTGTGGCCGCCTATCGAGCTTGTTTCAGCGAAGCCTATCGCGAACTCTTTAAGACGGTCACAGCCAAAAGGGCGGAGGTTGAAGCGCACCTTGGAACATCAGCAGTATCGAGGCTGGAAACGACACTGGCGCAGAATGCGGAGGCCATTTCATTCTGGTCGCGCTACTGCGAGTTGGCGCCGCTGGCGGAGGTAGATGCCGAGGCTCTGGGGTTGGCAATCGATCGTCTAAGGATCGCGGCGCTGGCGCTCCTTGAGCAGAAAGAGCGCAACTTGCTCGACGCGGTTGAGATCGACGATGATCTCAGCACCGCGTTGACCGGCATGGAAGCCGCATTTCAGGACGTTCCTGCCTACAACGCCGCCGTCGAGGCCGCGAACCGCGTCATCGAGGCACGGCGCGGCGCGCTCGCCGGCATCGACGTCGCCATCGCAAAGAGCAGCCTGGAAAACCTGCAGCGTCGGAAGCGGCGTTTTGAAGATCCGGTAAAAACTTCCTGCGACGAGTATAATCGTCTA from Methylorubrum populi includes the following:
- a CDS encoding Tn3 family transposase; the protein is MPAKTILSPAQRAAIFDPPADHATIERLYTLGPADLVQVARRRRGPNRIGHAVQLCYLRHPGRALVAGEAVPDAMLELLAGQIGCDATDFASYAARPTTLREHRAEIEAWLGLRAFERADVRSMLAVGSEIAASTDRGETIVAGMVDRLRLGRIVLPAASTLERLALIVRTRARKAAHAGLIRDCPAEQQAALDRLIASDDDGRTRLGWIREWPEAPSAANLKGIVERLDAVRAIGIAADGARRIHAARYAVIARTAGLVTAQHLRRLERPRRLAMLVASMIEMEAALTDAALVMVEKMVGALFRRADRTRSDRLLGQARMLKDTARLHARLGRLLVEARASGRDPFRAIDDRVGWDQLERSIRFAEDLTRSVDDGLEDVVERYPAVRRFAPTFLAAFTFRTARSGDPLLGAIEALRTMYRDGRSVLPKRVPTSFIRPRWRKVVQPVEGTIDRRAYEIAVIVHLRERLASGSIWVDGSRAYRTLDDYLLPVPAFETMRADGNLRLAVSPGFAQWHEERRTLLARRMTEVERAAAAGGLVDVTIERGQLLISPIRRSPADEAEALKSQLYAMLPRVRITDLLVEVAAWSGFADRFVHARSGVPASDPAALMGAILADATNLGLGRMAESSRGLTLPRLRWTAEWHVRDETYLSALAAIVDCHTVHPLAAVWGPGDTSSSDGQFFRAGGQGEARADRNARYGTEPGVLFYTHVTDRFTPFHTKVIAANAGEAAHVLDGLLDHESDLVIREHATDTAGAVDHVFGLCHLLGFRFAPRIRDINERRLYGLSPLDPWPTLRPLVAGPVNVRAIEADWDETLRLAASIRAGTVSASVMLRKLAGYPRQNPVARALREVGRVERTLFMLDWFDDPGQRRRTGSILNKGEARNALARAIFFNRLGELRDRTFENQRHRASGLTLVTAAVTLWNTVYLDRAVRHLRGSGVAVPDERLAHVAPLGWEHVGLTGDYLWAEIDKPRERLRPLRLHQQGRDA
- a CDS encoding recombinase family protein, which gives rise to MTTVIGYARVSKADGSQVHDLQRDALVAAGVDPGHIYEDAASGRRDDRPGLEACLKALRIGDTLAVWKLDRLGRDLRHLVNLVGDLTKRNVGLKVLSGEGASIDTTTANGRLVFAIFAGLAEFERELISERTKAGLAAARARGRRGGRPFKMTPAKLRLAQAAMGNPETCVADLCVELGITRQTLYRHVTPKGAIRPDGEKLLARTGRRA
- a CDS encoding replication initiator protein A yields the protein MSQRQYIDRQSDLFVPFVAAGLSLRDQRETMERPFFSLSKNKRLKPIEYRSPDGSVFVNVYPNPEFGMATIWDADILIWAASALTDLKRRGANDLPRTLHFQPYDLLTTICRDTGGREYALLRNALARLQSTSIVTNIRAEKTRRKQRQFGWIESWSDLVDETTDQSRGMSITLSDWFYEGVVMDGGVLAIDPAYFSLTGGRERWLYRVARKHAGGAGAAGFAITLPTLFEKSGAEGTYRRFKFEIQGIVRRNELPGFQLALELPDGADEPMLRMRRTSSAEEGEGTGTAAPEARPRRGAKASRSAPPEQGRFEPMFRFLTDETINAVRRDFPGWDVHALKAEFDIWIDGAENRQPQDYQAAFYGFVKRHDARNRHQLSR
- a CDS encoding ribbon-helix-helix domain-containing protein; this encodes MKNALQAVLDKASSGADAAPAPKSSAPPSPKPARQAAARVSPRRSAPAAAGDDAVVAEATPRFHRPSREDKRLVAGHFAPKVAKQLKLIAVEDDTTVQALLEEALDLLFAKKGRARIADLLKP
- a CDS encoding ParA family protein, whose amino-acid sequence is MKVLSIISQKGGVGKTTLATALAVEASRAGKKTVLFDLDPQASASFWMDTRKDTTLAITAIPAARLGHVLGAVREAGCDLAIIDTPPFAKDIAFEAAQQADFVLVPSRPAVLDVMAMTRTLDLVKHYGKPFSAVLTFCPPQGRELDDTMAVIRQLGAEISPVRIGNRIAYSRAQQTGLAAQEIDPDGKAAQEIAELYAYVCMHLYKVDGMGVAHEKRLASGAR